In Microbacterium maritypicum, the following are encoded in one genomic region:
- a CDS encoding mechanosensitive ion channel domain-containing protein, whose product MGDVFTGGWGWWVLALAVGVPVVLVVLTELIGALTRRGNPVAKPLRMLRNWVIPVGALFALLIFAIQSPADQVWTRVVATVFGFLVILLVLSAFNVALFANAKPGSWRERIPSIFVEIGRLVLVGVGLALLFSWVWDADVGGLFTALGVGSIVIGLALQNAVGGVISGLLLLFEQPFKIGDWLDAAGVRGRVVEVNWRAVHIDTGSGIQIVPNSSLSGASFTNLSEPEGPYSAEAAVTFSTDDPPHEVMALLVEVADSLPMRLQRQRATVDYSGAGAYSVSIPVAGPADASRALSMYLSWLWYAARRRSFALDGDSTDPLAEPQRLVEAMQEIAPTLHLRDDDIEAILSDARLERYGVGEIVLPSGIVPDEVRVVLSGRAVLALEVDDGRVDFAAAEKGDLIGQTALTRERTQAVTVAGEILTVVVLPLTTIDALIRTRPRLAAEIGESLELKRTLAASRLAELGIARGDITGR is encoded by the coding sequence ATGGGCGACGTGTTCACGGGCGGCTGGGGCTGGTGGGTGCTCGCACTCGCCGTCGGAGTGCCCGTGGTCCTGGTCGTCCTCACCGAGCTGATCGGCGCGCTGACCCGCCGGGGGAACCCGGTCGCGAAGCCGCTGCGGATGCTGCGCAACTGGGTCATCCCGGTCGGCGCATTGTTCGCGCTGCTGATCTTCGCGATCCAGTCACCGGCGGATCAGGTGTGGACGCGCGTGGTGGCGACGGTGTTCGGGTTCCTCGTGATCCTGCTCGTGCTGTCGGCGTTCAACGTGGCGCTGTTCGCCAACGCGAAGCCGGGCTCGTGGCGCGAGCGCATCCCGTCGATCTTCGTGGAGATCGGCCGACTCGTCCTGGTCGGCGTCGGACTCGCGCTGCTGTTCTCATGGGTGTGGGACGCCGACGTCGGCGGGCTCTTCACCGCCCTCGGCGTCGGCTCGATCGTGATCGGTCTCGCTCTGCAGAACGCGGTGGGCGGTGTCATCTCGGGTCTGCTGCTGCTGTTCGAGCAGCCGTTCAAGATCGGCGACTGGCTGGATGCCGCCGGGGTGCGGGGCCGGGTCGTCGAGGTCAACTGGCGTGCGGTGCACATCGACACGGGCTCCGGCATCCAGATCGTGCCGAACTCCTCGCTCTCGGGGGCGTCGTTCACGAACCTGAGCGAGCCGGAGGGGCCGTACTCGGCCGAGGCCGCCGTGACCTTCTCGACCGACGACCCGCCACATGAGGTGATGGCGCTGCTCGTCGAGGTGGCGGACTCGTTGCCGATGCGGCTGCAGCGGCAACGGGCGACGGTCGACTACTCGGGAGCCGGCGCGTACTCCGTGTCGATCCCCGTCGCGGGGCCGGCCGATGCGTCTCGAGCGCTGTCGATGTACCTCTCCTGGCTCTGGTACGCCGCGCGACGCCGCAGTTTCGCGCTCGACGGCGACTCGACCGATCCGCTCGCCGAGCCGCAGCGCCTGGTCGAAGCGATGCAGGAGATCGCGCCGACCCTGCACCTGCGCGACGACGACATCGAGGCGATCCTCTCGGATGCCCGGTTGGAGCGCTACGGCGTCGGCGAGATCGTGCTGCCCAGCGGCATCGTGCCGGACGAGGTGCGCGTGGTGCTGTCGGGTCGTGCGGTGCTCGCCCTCGAGGTCGACGACGGCCGGGTGGATTTCGCCGCTGCGGAGAAGGGCGATCTCATCGGGCAGACCGCCCTCACCCGTGAGCGCACGCAGGCGGTGACGGTGGCCGGGGAGATCCTGACCGTGGTCGTGCTGCCGCTCACCACGATCGATGCGCTGATCCGCACACGTCCGCGTCTGGCCGCCGAGATCGGTGAGTCGCTCGAACTCAAGCGGACTCTGGCGGCCTCGCGGCTCGCGGAGCTCGGGATCGCGCGGGGAGACATCACCGGGCGCTGA
- a CDS encoding DMT family transporter yields MSRATSGDPGIRTDTGAPKKQGALVLIAALVTVVLWASAFIGIRGAGPHYDPGALALLRMAVGTVVLTIIAVRHGIRIPARRHWLLIAVWGVGWFCVYNLALNSAELTLDAGTAAMVVNLAPLMVVVFSGLFLREGFPKPLVIGAPIAFLGVVLIGMNSSTSAGPDITGLLLALLAAVMYAGCTLVQKRLLTSGVDPTTLTWLGAGVGTIALLPWIGPLIGSLQTAPLDATLWVVYLGIFPTAVAFTTWAYVLQRSTAGQTSATTYVVPAIAILMSWAILGEVPTPLMFLGGALCLLGVLITRLRWRRRV; encoded by the coding sequence ATGTCACGAGCCACATCCGGCGACCCCGGGATCCGCACCGATACCGGAGCACCGAAGAAGCAGGGCGCGCTCGTGCTCATCGCCGCACTGGTCACCGTGGTGCTCTGGGCGTCCGCCTTCATCGGCATCCGGGGTGCAGGGCCGCACTACGACCCCGGAGCACTGGCGCTGCTGCGGATGGCGGTCGGCACCGTCGTGCTGACGATCATCGCGGTACGGCACGGCATCCGCATTCCCGCTCGTCGCCACTGGCTGCTCATCGCGGTGTGGGGCGTCGGCTGGTTCTGCGTCTACAACCTCGCCCTCAACAGCGCGGAACTCACACTCGACGCGGGCACCGCCGCGATGGTCGTCAACCTCGCACCCCTCATGGTCGTGGTCTTCAGCGGCCTGTTCCTGCGCGAGGGGTTCCCGAAGCCGCTCGTGATCGGGGCGCCGATCGCCTTCCTCGGCGTCGTGCTCATCGGCATGAACTCGTCCACGAGCGCGGGCCCCGACATCACGGGCCTCCTGCTCGCCCTCCTCGCCGCGGTCATGTATGCCGGGTGCACGCTCGTGCAGAAGCGCCTGCTCACCTCGGGCGTCGATCCGACTACCCTGACCTGGCTCGGGGCGGGCGTCGGCACCATCGCGCTGCTGCCCTGGATCGGGCCCCTCATCGGATCGCTCCAGACCGCCCCGCTGGATGCGACGCTGTGGGTCGTGTACCTCGGCATCTTCCCGACCGCGGTCGCCTTCACGACCTGGGCGTACGTGCTGCAGCGCAGCACCGCGGGGCAGACCTCGGCGACCACCTATGTGGTCCCGGCCATCGCGATCCTGATGTCGTGGGCCATCCTCGGCGAGGTGCCCACGCCGCTCATGTTCCTCGGCGGCGCGCTCTGCCTGCTCGGCGTGCTCATCACGCGGCTGCGGTGGCGCCGGCGGGTGTGA
- a CDS encoding adenylosuccinate synthase produces MPGIVIVGVQWGDEGKGKATDLLGERTDWVVKFNGGNNAGHTVVVGDEKYALHLLPSGILSPGVTPVIGNGVVVDLEVLFFELEALSARGIDVSRLKVSANAHIITQYHRTLDKVTERFLGKRMIGTTGRGIGPAYADKINRVGIRVQDLFDENILRQKVEGALDQKNHLLVKIFNRRAITADEVVEDLLSYAERLRPMVADTGYLIAQALDRGEVVVFEGGQATMLDIDHGTYPFVTSSSATAGGAATGAGVGPGALDRIVGIVKAYTTRVGSGPFPTELFDEQGEWLRKQGFEFGTTTGRPRRVGWYDAPITRYATRINGITDLVLTKLDILTGLEQIPVCVAYDVDGERFDEVPVNQTDFHHAKPILEYFPGWSEDISVARTFEDLPKNAQDYVLALEKMSNTRISVIGVGPERDQVVVRHGLLD; encoded by the coding sequence ATGCCAGGAATCGTTATCGTCGGCGTGCAGTGGGGCGACGAAGGAAAGGGCAAGGCCACCGATCTTCTCGGTGAGCGCACCGACTGGGTGGTGAAGTTCAACGGCGGCAACAACGCCGGGCACACCGTCGTCGTCGGCGACGAGAAGTACGCCCTGCACCTGTTGCCCTCCGGCATCCTCTCTCCCGGCGTGACGCCCGTGATCGGCAACGGCGTGGTCGTCGACCTCGAGGTGCTGTTCTTCGAGCTCGAGGCGCTCTCCGCCCGTGGCATCGATGTGTCGCGGCTCAAGGTCAGCGCCAACGCGCACATCATCACGCAGTACCACCGCACGCTCGACAAGGTCACCGAGCGCTTCCTCGGCAAGCGCATGATCGGCACGACCGGTCGCGGCATCGGTCCGGCCTACGCCGACAAGATCAACCGCGTCGGCATCCGCGTGCAGGACCTGTTCGACGAGAACATCCTGCGCCAGAAGGTCGAGGGCGCGCTCGACCAGAAGAACCACCTGCTGGTGAAGATCTTCAACCGTCGCGCGATCACCGCCGACGAGGTCGTCGAAGACCTGCTCTCCTACGCCGAGCGGCTGCGGCCGATGGTCGCCGACACCGGCTACCTGATCGCCCAGGCGCTCGACCGCGGCGAGGTCGTCGTGTTCGAGGGCGGCCAGGCCACCATGCTCGACATCGACCACGGCACCTACCCGTTCGTGACCTCGTCCTCGGCCACCGCCGGCGGCGCGGCGACCGGCGCAGGAGTCGGCCCCGGTGCGCTCGACCGCATCGTCGGCATCGTCAAGGCGTACACGACCCGCGTCGGCTCGGGCCCGTTCCCGACCGAGCTGTTCGACGAGCAGGGCGAGTGGCTGCGCAAGCAGGGCTTCGAGTTCGGCACCACGACCGGCCGTCCGCGCCGCGTGGGCTGGTACGACGCGCCCATCACCCGCTACGCGACCCGCATCAACGGCATCACCGACCTGGTGCTCACCAAGCTCGACATCCTCACCGGTCTCGAGCAGATCCCGGTGTGCGTGGCCTACGACGTCGACGGTGAGCGGTTCGACGAGGTGCCGGTCAACCAGACCGACTTCCACCACGCGAAGCCGATCCTGGAGTACTTCCCCGGCTGGAGCGAAGACATCTCGGTGGCACGCACCTTCGAGGACCTGCCGAAGAACGCGCAGGACTACGTGCTCGCGCTCGAGAAGATGAGCAACACCCGCATCTCGGTGATCGGGGTCGGCCCCGAGCGCGACCAGGTCGTCGTCCGCCACGGTCTGCTCGACTGA
- a CDS encoding lactonase family protein — MTRFWLGGYGSGMDGQAEGIGLLAGDEGREASTLAYRGAVVETPSPSWLAQHPSLDVVYAALEGDAAVQAFVRTGEGVLAPLGAPAAVGQYVCHVAVAPNGSALVASCYGDGRVVRFDLDEEGRILPPKPDAAAALRAALFGDDVDPDAPAATPPGDGIAAIDPYAVGGDRVSHAHAAVFLPDGRIATTDLGFDLVRFWRQSGTGLTLDHEVVLPLGTGPRHMVMHPSGHLHVVTEYSCEVFTLARAANGTWSVVSVTMASPIAEVGTDFPAELARTRDGHFLYTALRGSNTIAALRVRGGGEALESVALADAGVDWPRHHLVHEGKLLVAGQRSDTITLLDLDERTGAPLGIRHEAQVPTPTHFLPVR; from the coding sequence ATGACGCGATTCTGGCTCGGCGGCTACGGCTCCGGCATGGACGGTCAGGCCGAGGGCATCGGCCTGCTCGCGGGGGATGAGGGCCGTGAGGCCAGCACGCTCGCCTACCGCGGTGCAGTCGTCGAGACGCCCTCGCCGTCGTGGCTGGCGCAGCATCCGTCCCTCGACGTCGTCTACGCGGCGCTCGAGGGGGACGCAGCGGTGCAGGCGTTCGTCCGCACCGGTGAGGGGGTGCTCGCTCCGCTGGGCGCGCCCGCGGCGGTCGGACAGTACGTGTGTCACGTGGCGGTCGCCCCGAACGGCTCGGCGCTGGTCGCCAGCTGCTACGGCGACGGCCGCGTGGTGCGGTTCGACCTCGACGAGGAAGGCCGCATCCTGCCTCCGAAGCCGGATGCCGCCGCAGCTCTCCGCGCGGCCCTGTTCGGCGACGACGTGGACCCGGATGCTCCGGCCGCGACCCCTCCCGGAGACGGCATCGCGGCGATCGATCCATACGCGGTCGGCGGCGACCGCGTCTCGCACGCCCACGCCGCCGTGTTCCTGCCCGACGGCCGCATCGCCACGACCGACCTCGGATTCGACCTCGTGCGGTTCTGGCGGCAGAGCGGCACCGGTCTGACCCTCGATCACGAGGTCGTGCTGCCCCTCGGTACCGGACCTCGGCACATGGTCATGCACCCCAGCGGACACCTGCACGTCGTGACGGAGTACTCGTGCGAGGTGTTCACGCTCGCCCGCGCGGCGAACGGCACCTGGAGTGTCGTGTCGGTGACCATGGCGAGCCCGATCGCCGAGGTGGGCACGGACTTCCCGGCCGAGCTCGCCCGCACTCGTGACGGGCACTTCCTTTACACGGCCCTGCGCGGCAGCAACACGATCGCGGCGCTGCGGGTGCGCGGCGGGGGCGAGGCCCTCGAGTCGGTCGCGCTCGCCGATGCGGGCGTGGACTGGCCGCGCCACCACCTGGTGCACGAGGGCAAGCTGCTCGTCGCGGGGCAGCGCTCCGACACGATCACGCTGCTCGACCTCGACGAGCGCACGGGCGCGCCCCTCGGCATCCGTCATGAGGCGCAGGTGCCGACGCCGACGCACTTCCTGCCGGTGCGCTGA
- a CDS encoding MFS transporter has protein sequence MTSETEQVTTPGAPAPRILNSEYVWITIGACALVFLGAFESLAVTTVMPTVSADLGGERLYALAFAGPLATGVIGMVIAGNWADRRGPVAPLYTAVAMFVVGLLVAGLAPSMEILVAGRFAQGLGSGGLMVALYVVVARVYPQALHPAIFAGFAAAWVIPSLIGPTVAGAVTELWSWHWVFLGVVILVLVALLMVIPALRGLANDGDASTRWAFGRLGWSVLAAVAVLALNLVGDIPGVGPVLALLAVVVALIAVRPLVPRGTLRARRGLPSVILVRGVAAAAFFGAQVYLPYLLTDRYELSPTLAGLSLTGGALAWSLAATVQGRMGVRLSSVTAVQVGTILVLVGILLIVATAGLGWNALMVAVAWVVAGMGMGLMSPRTSALTLAMSTPADQGFNSGAMTVADSFGSAMALAITGTLFTALAAADPFLGVFVLAAVVAFAAAVLAPRISSRSGGSAAAAVGEESAVG, from the coding sequence ATGACATCGGAGACCGAGCAGGTGACGACGCCCGGCGCCCCCGCACCGCGCATCCTGAACAGCGAATACGTCTGGATCACCATCGGCGCGTGCGCGCTCGTGTTCCTCGGGGCGTTCGAGTCCCTGGCCGTCACCACCGTGATGCCGACGGTGAGCGCCGATCTCGGCGGTGAGCGGCTGTACGCACTCGCATTCGCCGGCCCCCTCGCCACCGGGGTCATCGGCATGGTGATCGCGGGGAACTGGGCCGATCGTCGCGGACCGGTGGCCCCGCTCTACACGGCAGTGGCGATGTTCGTCGTCGGGCTGCTCGTCGCGGGGCTCGCGCCGAGCATGGAGATCCTCGTCGCGGGCAGGTTCGCGCAGGGTCTCGGCAGTGGAGGGCTCATGGTCGCGCTCTACGTCGTGGTCGCCCGGGTCTACCCGCAGGCGCTCCACCCGGCCATCTTCGCCGGCTTCGCCGCCGCGTGGGTCATCCCTTCCCTCATCGGTCCGACGGTGGCGGGAGCGGTGACCGAGCTCTGGAGCTGGCACTGGGTCTTCCTCGGCGTCGTCATTCTCGTGCTCGTGGCGCTGCTGATGGTCATCCCCGCCCTGCGCGGGCTCGCGAACGACGGCGATGCGTCGACGCGCTGGGCTTTCGGGAGGCTCGGCTGGTCGGTGCTGGCCGCCGTCGCCGTGCTCGCGTTGAACCTGGTCGGCGACATCCCCGGGGTCGGCCCGGTGCTGGCACTCCTCGCCGTGGTCGTCGCCCTGATCGCGGTGCGTCCACTGGTCCCGCGCGGCACCCTTCGCGCCCGGCGCGGGCTGCCCTCGGTCATCCTCGTCCGCGGGGTGGCGGCCGCCGCGTTCTTCGGCGCACAGGTCTACCTGCCATATCTGTTGACCGATCGCTACGAGCTCTCGCCGACGCTCGCGGGACTCTCCCTCACCGGCGGCGCGCTCGCCTGGTCTCTCGCCGCGACGGTGCAGGGGCGGATGGGCGTGCGGCTCTCGAGTGTGACGGCCGTGCAGGTGGGCACGATCCTGGTGCTGGTCGGCATCCTGCTGATCGTCGCGACCGCCGGCCTCGGCTGGAACGCCCTGATGGTCGCGGTCGCCTGGGTGGTGGCCGGTATGGGCATGGGCCTGATGAGCCCACGGACCAGCGCTCTGACCCTCGCGATGTCGACGCCCGCGGATCAGGGCTTCAACAGCGGTGCCATGACGGTCGCCGATTCGTTCGGCAGCGCCATGGCCCTGGCCATCACCGGGACCCTGTTCACGGCGCTCGCGGCCGCGGATCCGTTCCTCGGGGTGTTCGTGTTGGCGGCCGTCGTCGCCTTCGCGGCGGCGGTCCTCGCGCCGCGGATCAGTAGTCGGAGCGGCGGATCGGCGGCGGCTGCGGTCGGCGAGGAGTCGGCGGTCGGATGA
- a CDS encoding biotin transporter BioY, whose protein sequence is MTDSPRDTSATLGRVAVFAALIIVLGTVVVPLPGGVPITGQTLGVMLAGLVLGPRVAPWSIAVVLALAAVGLPVLAGGRGGLGVFVGPTVGYMIGWIAGVVVIGLILRTGRFTWWRAAVAALVGGVLVVYAFGIPVQALVTGVPLDLTALSSLAFLPGDLIKVTAATLVVVALRRAYPRAFADSRPVREPVVA, encoded by the coding sequence ATGACCGACTCCCCCCGTGACACCAGCGCTACCCTCGGCCGGGTGGCCGTGTTCGCCGCCCTCATCATCGTGCTCGGCACGGTCGTCGTGCCGCTACCGGGCGGGGTGCCGATCACGGGGCAGACGCTCGGTGTCATGCTCGCCGGCCTCGTGCTCGGTCCGCGCGTCGCGCCGTGGTCGATCGCCGTCGTGCTGGCGCTCGCCGCGGTCGGACTCCCCGTCCTTGCCGGAGGCCGCGGTGGCCTCGGCGTGTTCGTCGGACCGACCGTGGGCTACATGATCGGCTGGATCGCCGGCGTCGTGGTGATCGGACTCATCCTGCGTACCGGGCGCTTCACCTGGTGGCGTGCCGCCGTGGCCGCCCTCGTCGGCGGGGTGCTCGTCGTGTACGCGTTCGGTATCCCGGTGCAGGCGCTCGTCACCGGCGTCCCGCTCGACCTCACCGCGCTGTCGAGCCTGGCCTTCCTCCCCGGAGACCTGATCAAGGTGACCGCCGCCACCCTCGTCGTCGTCGCCCTGCGTCGCGCCTACCCGCGCGCCTTCGCCGACAGTCGTCCGGTGCGGGAACCCGTCGTCGCCTGA
- a CDS encoding NAD(P)/FAD-dependent oxidoreductase has protein sequence MTAAEKTDEYDLIVLGGGPVGENVADRAVQGGLTAIIVESELVGGECSYWACMPSKALLRSAQALRAAQHVAGASQAVTGKLDVRAVFDRRDSFTSNWSDDGQVKWLDSAGIDLARGHGRLTGEREVTVTDADGTERVLRARHAVAISTGSDAVIPPIDGLREASPWTSREATSAEELPESLAVIGGGVVAVEMATAYAALGSTVTVIARSGLLGGMEPFAGERVAAGLKELGVDVRTGTGTTSVRRGPDGVTITLDGGEEITATEVLAATGRTPRSGDIGLDVVGLEPGRWIKTDDTLRVPGSDWLYAVGDVNGRVLLTHQGKYQARAAGDVIVARAKGADVDDAPWGRHVATADEAAVPQVTFSIPEVASVGLTEAAAREAGKEVKVVDYDLGWVAGASLYEDGFEGQARLVIDTERDVVLGATFVGPEVAELVHAATVAIVGEVPIARLWHAVPSYPTVSEIWLRLLEGYGRDSA, from the coding sequence ATGACCGCTGCGGAGAAGACCGACGAATACGACCTGATCGTGCTGGGCGGAGGACCCGTCGGCGAGAACGTCGCCGACCGTGCCGTGCAGGGCGGGCTCACCGCGATCATCGTGGAGAGCGAACTCGTCGGAGGGGAATGCTCCTACTGGGCGTGCATGCCGTCGAAGGCGCTGCTGCGTTCGGCCCAGGCCCTCCGCGCGGCGCAGCACGTGGCCGGCGCCTCTCAGGCGGTCACCGGAAAGCTCGACGTGCGAGCCGTCTTCGACCGCCGCGACTCGTTCACCAGCAACTGGTCGGATGACGGTCAGGTGAAGTGGCTCGATTCGGCCGGCATCGACCTGGCCCGCGGCCACGGCAGGCTCACGGGCGAGCGCGAGGTGACGGTGACGGATGCCGATGGCACCGAGCGCGTGCTGCGGGCCCGGCACGCGGTCGCGATCAGCACCGGATCGGATGCCGTCATCCCGCCCATCGACGGGCTCCGCGAGGCCTCCCCGTGGACGAGCCGCGAGGCGACCAGCGCCGAGGAGCTGCCGGAGAGCCTGGCCGTGATCGGCGGCGGCGTGGTGGCCGTCGAGATGGCGACCGCGTACGCCGCGCTCGGCTCGACCGTGACCGTGATCGCCCGCAGCGGACTGCTCGGCGGGATGGAGCCCTTCGCGGGCGAGCGGGTGGCCGCGGGGCTGAAGGAGCTCGGCGTCGACGTGCGCACCGGAACCGGCACCACGTCGGTCCGCCGCGGGCCCGATGGCGTCACCATCACGCTCGACGGCGGCGAGGAGATCACCGCGACCGAGGTGCTCGCCGCGACAGGGCGCACGCCGCGCAGTGGAGACATCGGCCTCGACGTCGTCGGCCTCGAACCGGGGCGCTGGATCAAGACGGACGACACGCTGCGGGTTCCCGGCTCCGACTGGCTGTACGCGGTCGGCGACGTGAACGGACGCGTGCTGCTCACGCACCAGGGCAAGTATCAGGCGCGGGCCGCCGGTGACGTGATCGTCGCCCGCGCGAAGGGTGCCGACGTCGACGATGCACCGTGGGGCCGCCACGTCGCCACCGCGGATGAGGCCGCCGTCCCGCAGGTCACGTTCTCGATCCCCGAGGTCGCCTCGGTCGGACTCACCGAGGCCGCTGCGCGCGAGGCCGGGAAAGAGGTGAAGGTCGTCGACTACGACCTGGGCTGGGTCGCCGGGGCGAGCCTCTACGAAGACGGCTTCGAGGGCCAGGCACGCCTCGTGATCGACACCGAGCGCGACGTCGTGCTCGGTGCCACGTTCGTCGGCCCCGAGGTGGCGGAGCTCGTGCACGCCGCGACGGTGGCGATCGTGGGCGAGGTTCCGATCGCCCGTCTGTGGCACGCGGTGCCGTCGTACCCGACCGTGAGCGAGATCTGGCTGCGGCTGCTGGAGGGCTACGGACGCGATTCCGCCTGA
- a CDS encoding DUF427 domain-containing protein, whose product MKAVLAGTVIAEADESELVRIEGNWYFPPASVALGALVESPTPYTCPWKGAAQYYSVQTEGELHTDYAWSYPNPYPSAFERVGTDFSGYVAFDPRVEVGP is encoded by the coding sequence ATGAAGGCTGTACTCGCAGGAACCGTCATCGCCGAGGCCGACGAGAGCGAGCTCGTCCGCATCGAGGGGAACTGGTACTTCCCACCCGCATCCGTCGCGCTCGGCGCGCTCGTCGAGAGCCCCACGCCGTACACCTGTCCGTGGAAGGGCGCCGCGCAGTACTACTCGGTGCAGACCGAGGGCGAGCTCCACACCGACTACGCCTGGTCGTATCCGAACCCGTATCCCTCGGCGTTCGAGCGTGTGGGCACGGACTTCTCGGGATACGTGGCCTTCGACCCCCGCGTCGAGGTCGGACCGTAG
- a CDS encoding ABC transporter ATP-binding protein: protein MIEFRNVTKRFPDGTLAVDDFSLVLPSRKTTVFVGSSGCGKTTLLRMINRMVEPTSGDVEIDGESVLVGDPVALRRRIGYVMQNSGLMPHFTVIDNVATVLRLTGVKRAAAHQRARELLDTVGLDQSLAERYPSQLSGGQQQRVGVARGLAADPNILLMDEPFGAVDPIVRADLQQETIRLQHELDKTVVFVTHDIDEAFLLGDQVVILDKGARIVQVGSPSEIIENPADDFVAAFIGADRGKRALHLKQTPRGTVVVDSDGRTQGSIVDVPDAVTDALLSEESVTKGAP, encoded by the coding sequence ATGATCGAGTTCCGCAACGTCACGAAGCGGTTCCCCGACGGCACCCTCGCCGTCGACGACTTCAGCCTGGTGCTGCCGTCGCGCAAGACCACCGTCTTCGTCGGTTCCTCCGGCTGTGGCAAGACCACCCTGCTCCGGATGATCAACCGGATGGTCGAGCCCACCTCCGGCGACGTCGAGATCGACGGCGAGAGTGTGCTGGTCGGCGACCCGGTCGCGCTGCGTCGGCGCATCGGCTACGTCATGCAGAACTCCGGCCTCATGCCGCACTTCACGGTCATCGACAACGTGGCGACCGTGCTGCGGCTGACCGGGGTGAAGCGAGCCGCGGCCCACCAGCGAGCGCGGGAACTGCTCGACACGGTCGGCCTCGACCAGTCGCTCGCCGAGCGCTACCCGAGCCAGCTCTCCGGTGGTCAGCAGCAGCGCGTCGGTGTGGCCCGCGGACTCGCAGCCGACCCCAACATCCTGCTCATGGACGAGCCCTTCGGTGCGGTCGACCCCATCGTGCGCGCCGACCTGCAGCAGGAGACCATCCGCCTGCAGCACGAGCTCGACAAGACGGTCGTGTTCGTCACGCACGACATCGACGAGGCGTTCCTGCTCGGTGACCAGGTCGTCATCCTCGACAAGGGCGCGCGCATCGTGCAGGTGGGCAGCCCGAGCGAGATCATCGAGAACCCGGCCGACGACTTCGTGGCGGCCTTCATCGGCGCCGATCGCGGCAAGCGGGCGCTGCACCTCAAGCAGACGCCGCGCGGCACCGTGGTGGTCGATTCCGACGGTCGCACCCAGGGCTCGATCGTCGACGTGCCGGATGCCGTGACCGACGCGCTGCTGAGCGAGGAGAGCGTGACGAAGGGCGCTCCGTGA
- a CDS encoding ABC transporter permease, whose amino-acid sequence MNWVVDNLGLILELTAIHLQQSAIAIVLGFVLSLPLGWLAWRYQLVKGPVIVLTGLLYTIPSLALLILLPSVAGYPARSPINLIIGLTIYAVAILVRAVSDGLDSVDPAIRQSATAMGYGGFRRFWTVDFPLAGPVVLAGLRVAAVSTISLATVGILVGVTNLGYLFENGLQRRILAEVFAGVVAVVVIALVIDLLLLLLGRALMPWTRAAKTPSAARRAVSMGAAA is encoded by the coding sequence GTGAACTGGGTCGTCGACAATCTCGGCCTCATCCTCGAGCTGACCGCGATCCACCTGCAGCAGAGCGCGATCGCGATCGTGCTCGGTTTCGTCCTGTCGCTGCCGCTCGGGTGGCTCGCCTGGCGCTATCAGCTGGTGAAAGGGCCCGTCATCGTCCTCACCGGGCTGCTCTACACGATCCCCTCGCTGGCGCTGCTGATCCTCCTGCCGTCCGTCGCGGGCTACCCCGCCCGCAGCCCCATCAACCTCATCATCGGCCTGACCATCTATGCGGTCGCGATCCTGGTGCGTGCGGTCTCCGACGGCCTGGACTCGGTCGACCCCGCGATCAGGCAGTCCGCCACCGCGATGGGCTACGGCGGGTTCCGACGGTTCTGGACGGTCGACTTCCCGCTCGCGGGCCCCGTGGTCCTCGCCGGGCTCCGGGTGGCCGCCGTCAGCACCATCTCCCTCGCCACCGTCGGCATCCTGGTCGGCGTCACCAACCTCGGCTACCTGTTCGAGAACGGCCTGCAGCGCCGCATCCTCGCCGAGGTGTTCGCCGGTGTCGTCGCGGTCGTCGTGATCGCGCTCGTGATCGACCTGCTGCTCCTGCTGTTGGGCCGCGCCCTGATGCCGTGGACCCGCGCGGCGAAGACGCCGTCGGCCGCTCGTCGAGCCGTGAGCATGGGGGCGGCCGCATGA